In the Alteromonas sp. M12 genome, one interval contains:
- a CDS encoding trypsin-like serine protease: MKYIKWFLLVVTAIQFNLASATSLRSEQIALSKQQSSEKKDSAITPLIVGGSSADEGEYPFMSALVVVGTEVETTVTVNNTAYQSDPFGFGPDGEATGIIVDCGIGDAQCQGVTNNICLIERGEINFSEKALNCESGGGIGAIIYNNVDGPLESGTLGDDFNGSIPIVGITQEDGQALIQLENATASIAVTTLQGSVQDVVCGATFLGEQWVLTAAHCVDSEFADQYRVNVGEYDLRDGADQALAIKRIYSHPNYDSETFDNDVALIELEQSLENTAIQLADSSTTDQLAIENTIATSIGWGGRTGYLPNEGPTGNFPDILQEVELPLLTNTQCRSELANSQGVSQSATGITEQMICAALDSGGASACQGDSGGPLFVETSSGPMQVGITSWGIGCAAEGYPGVYARVGALLGFINATRYGVGITGEAKITNTPVNVNFVQQYTVTNNSNSTIMPTISLSNSNDFSIDSSQCTSLTAQQSCQLLLTFNAQSQGLKSATISITSDVQDIPTSNISIQGYAVDQATNLASSIGTANAAVTIYSGGDAAWRSSSLGGIVSGNISSNQESILIALIEGEGTLNFEWAVSSEENEDEPTEPFDALYLLVNGEEQEFISGEVDFTTQSISLAEGNHLIEISYRKDLSVSEGDDQGKVRNFVFTPTTPVSNPTTPTDSSSGGGGSMTWLLLLLLAGLGARKLTF, from the coding sequence ATGAAGTATATTAAGTGGTTTTTGTTGGTTGTTACAGCCATACAATTTAACTTAGCCTCTGCTACCAGTTTACGTTCAGAGCAAATAGCGTTGAGCAAACAGCAAAGTAGCGAAAAAAAAGACTCGGCTATTACCCCTCTGATTGTTGGAGGCTCATCTGCTGATGAGGGAGAGTATCCCTTTATGTCGGCATTAGTGGTAGTGGGTACAGAAGTGGAAACTACGGTTACGGTAAATAATACTGCTTATCAATCTGATCCATTCGGGTTTGGACCAGACGGTGAAGCGACGGGTATTATAGTTGACTGTGGTATCGGCGATGCACAATGCCAAGGCGTAACAAATAATATTTGTTTAATCGAACGTGGTGAAATTAATTTTTCCGAAAAAGCGCTCAATTGTGAATCCGGTGGTGGAATTGGCGCGATTATCTATAACAACGTCGATGGGCCCTTAGAATCAGGAACACTGGGCGACGACTTCAATGGCAGCATCCCAATTGTGGGTATTACTCAAGAAGACGGACAAGCACTCATCCAATTAGAAAATGCCACCGCCAGCATTGCTGTTACGACTTTGCAAGGTTCGGTTCAAGATGTCGTTTGCGGAGCAACATTTTTAGGTGAGCAATGGGTATTAACCGCAGCCCATTGTGTAGACTCTGAATTTGCAGATCAATACAGAGTTAACGTTGGTGAATACGATCTCAGAGATGGTGCAGATCAAGCATTAGCCATTAAGCGGATTTATTCCCATCCTAATTATGATTCAGAAACCTTCGATAACGATGTGGCGCTGATAGAATTAGAGCAGAGTCTTGAAAACACGGCTATTCAACTTGCAGACTCAAGCACCACAGACCAACTCGCTATCGAGAATACGATTGCGACATCTATTGGTTGGGGTGGCCGCACCGGTTACCTGCCGAACGAGGGACCTACTGGCAACTTCCCAGATATACTGCAAGAAGTGGAACTTCCCCTGCTCACCAATACCCAATGTCGCAGTGAATTAGCTAATTCACAAGGGGTAAGTCAATCAGCTACTGGTATTACCGAGCAAATGATATGTGCAGCACTGGATTCAGGTGGAGCAAGTGCCTGTCAAGGCGATAGTGGCGGGCCTTTGTTTGTTGAAACGAGTTCAGGCCCCATGCAAGTGGGTATCACCAGCTGGGGCATAGGCTGTGCAGCTGAAGGTTATCCTGGTGTATATGCCAGAGTCGGCGCTTTGCTCGGCTTCATTAACGCCACTCGCTATGGCGTTGGTATTACAGGAGAAGCGAAGATCACCAACACACCAGTCAACGTAAATTTTGTACAGCAATATACAGTGACTAATAATTCGAACAGTACGATTATGCCAACTATTAGCCTGTCTAATAGCAACGACTTTAGTATCGATAGCAGTCAATGCACGAGCTTAACGGCACAACAGAGCTGTCAGCTTTTGCTCACCTTTAATGCACAATCTCAAGGGCTTAAGTCAGCTACAATTTCGATTACATCTGATGTACAAGATATTCCCACTAGCAATATTAGTATTCAAGGTTATGCGGTTGACCAAGCTACTAATTTGGCTAGTTCAATAGGCACAGCAAACGCAGCAGTGACGATATACAGTGGTGGCGACGCGGCTTGGCGAAGTAGCTCTTTGGGAGGTATTGTAAGTGGCAATATTTCAAGTAATCAAGAGAGTATTTTGATCGCCCTGATTGAAGGCGAAGGCACATTGAATTTTGAGTGGGCAGTTTCATCAGAAGAAAACGAAGATGAACCAACAGAGCCTTTTGACGCTCTTTATCTGCTGGTAAATGGTGAAGAACAAGAATTTATTTCCGGTGAAGTGGATTTTACGACTCAGAGCATATCGCTTGCTGAAGGTAATCACTTAATAGAAATATCCTATCGCAAAGACTTGAGTGTTTCAGAAGGCGACGACCAAGGGAAAGTGCGTAACTTTGTATTCACTCCGACAACGCCAGTTAGCAACCCAACGACTCCAACTGATAGTAGTTCTGGAGGGGGTGGTTCTATGACTTGGTTGCTACTGCTATTACTTGCTGGTTTAGGCGCGCGAAAACTAACCTTCTAA
- a CDS encoding cytochrome b N-terminal domain-containing protein, with translation MFKSLLDWIEYRIPMMRVANMHAIQYPAPKNMNFWYIFGFLATIVLINQIVTGVWLTMNFVPSSEGAFASVEYIMRDVPYGDVLRYMHSTGASAFFIVVYLHMFRGMMYGSYQKPRELLWLFGMFIYLALMAEAFMGYVLPWGQMSYWGAQVIVSLFSAIPVIGPDLVEWIQGDYVISGATLNRFFALHVIALPLVIVILVFLHIVALHEVGSNNPDGVEVKRKKGSLTEDQKTKFEMHEYYTKKYDIIDDVVPFFPHIVLKDMVAFAAFLFIFCYIMFFAPGMGGYFLEHPNFEIANPLKTPEHIFPVWYFTPFYAILKAVPDKLGGVIGMFAAIIALFLLPWIDRGKVKSWRYRCGLHRWNLLVFAAVFIFLGYLGGTPQENWKIIASRIATIMYFGFFVLMFIYSRNENTKPVPERITK, from the coding sequence ATGTTTAAAAGTCTTTTAGATTGGATTGAATATCGTATTCCGATGATGCGCGTTGCTAACATGCACGCGATTCAATACCCTGCACCAAAAAATATGAATTTTTGGTATATATTTGGCTTCTTGGCCACAATTGTACTGATAAACCAAATTGTCACCGGTGTGTGGCTAACCATGAATTTTGTACCTTCATCTGAAGGTGCTTTTGCTTCTGTAGAATACATCATGCGTGATGTGCCTTACGGAGACGTACTTAGATACATGCACTCTACAGGGGCTTCGGCTTTCTTTATCGTGGTGTATTTGCACATGTTCCGCGGAATGATGTACGGCTCTTACCAAAAGCCTCGTGAACTACTGTGGTTGTTTGGTATGTTCATTTACCTTGCGCTAATGGCTGAAGCCTTCATGGGTTACGTACTTCCTTGGGGACAAATGTCCTACTGGGGTGCGCAGGTAATTGTATCCTTGTTTAGTGCAATCCCTGTAATTGGTCCAGACTTAGTTGAATGGATTCAAGGGGACTACGTTATCTCTGGTGCTACCCTCAATAGATTCTTCGCCTTGCATGTTATTGCATTGCCACTGGTCATCGTCATTCTAGTGTTCTTACACATAGTTGCGTTGCATGAAGTAGGTTCAAATAACCCTGATGGCGTTGAAGTTAAGCGCAAAAAAGGTTCATTGACTGAAGATCAAAAAACCAAATTTGAAATGCACGAATACTACACTAAAAAATACGACATCATTGATGACGTCGTACCTTTCTTCCCACATATTGTGTTGAAAGACATGGTTGCATTTGCTGCATTCTTATTTATCTTCTGTTACATCATGTTCTTCGCGCCTGGAATGGGTGGGTACTTCCTAGAACATCCTAACTTTGAAATTGCTAACCCGTTGAAAACTCCTGAACATATTTTCCCTGTTTGGTATTTCACACCCTTCTACGCAATCTTAAAAGCCGTTCCTGATAAGCTCGGTGGTGTTATCGGTATGTTCGCTGCAATCATTGCTTTGTTCTTACTACCTTGGATTGACCGCGGTAAAGTGAAATCTTGGCGTTATCGTTGTGGTTTACATCGCTGGAATCTATTGGTATTTGCAGCCGTGTTTATCTTCTTAGGTTACTTAGGTGGTACACCACAAGAAAATTGGAAAATAATTGCGTCTCGAATCGCAACTATCATGTACTTTGGATTCTTCGTTTTAATGTTTATTTACAGCAGAAATGAGAATACTAAGCCGGTACCAGAGAGGATCACGAAATGA
- the relA gene encoding GTP diphosphokinase, with product MVSIRTVHQPERPTFDKWLDCLNLSESTKQKLRDTSESPEILLVGQEMVEILHELNMDDETLQASLVYPYCEVHGLDDDQIEEEFGKGVRHLISGVRRMDAIKTLHSRSSKKADEAQIDNIRRMLLAMVEDVRTVLIKLAERICTLQKMKKADEETRVIVARECSTIYAPLANRLGIGQLKWEIEDLSFRYLHPETYKQIAKLLDEKRTDRQQYIEEFVTNLQTEMDNANIKVKVYGRPKHIYSIWKKMQKKHLSFEQLFDIRAVRIIAERLQDCYSALGIVHSLFKHIPNEFDDYIATPKPNGYQSIHTVVNGPEGRPVEIQIRTEQMHQDAELGIAAHWKYKEGVSSERSAYEDKINWLRKILLWQEEVAESGDLVEELRSQVFDDRVYVFTPKGDVIDLPLGSTPLDFAYYIHSNVGHRCNGAKVNGRIVTFTYQLQTGDQVEVLTGKNLNPSRDWMHPSLGYVHSSRARAKIHTWFKKQDKEKNLLAGKELLDRELSKANLVLKDAAKACERFNVNQVEDLYAAIGGGDLRIMQVVNYLQQLDAPPPEIDPRVKTTQSKPAKGTTDTIVVEGVGNLMSQIAKCCQPLPGDSIQGYITMGRGISVHRENCDQLSHLLDQHPEREIEVNWANDLRGSFLTDLDVHTSDRDGILRDITTVLANDKVTLLGVNSLSNTKDQTAKIKISLEVKDLASLSRTIARLQQVKGVTDVVRLDK from the coding sequence ATGGTTTCTATCCGAACAGTTCATCAACCAGAACGACCTACATTTGATAAATGGCTTGATTGCCTGAACCTGTCGGAGAGCACCAAACAAAAACTACGAGACACATCTGAATCACCGGAAATCTTGCTTGTCGGCCAAGAAATGGTGGAAATTCTGCATGAATTAAATATGGATGATGAAACGCTTCAAGCGTCTTTAGTGTATCCATATTGTGAAGTGCATGGTTTAGATGATGATCAAATCGAAGAAGAGTTTGGCAAGGGCGTGCGTCATTTAATCAGTGGTGTACGTCGTATGGATGCGATTAAAACCTTGCATAGCCGTAGCAGTAAAAAGGCTGATGAAGCGCAAATAGACAATATCCGGCGCATGTTGTTAGCCATGGTCGAAGATGTTCGCACGGTATTAATCAAATTAGCTGAGCGAATTTGTACGCTACAGAAAATGAAAAAAGCGGATGAAGAAACCCGTGTTATTGTTGCGCGTGAATGTTCAACTATCTACGCTCCCCTTGCTAATCGGTTAGGAATTGGTCAACTGAAGTGGGAGATAGAGGATCTATCGTTTCGTTATTTACACCCAGAAACATACAAACAAATTGCTAAATTATTAGATGAAAAGCGTACCGACAGACAACAATATATCGAAGAGTTTGTTACCAATTTACAAACTGAAATGGATAATGCCAATATAAAAGTTAAAGTCTACGGCCGACCAAAACACATTTATAGTATATGGAAGAAAATGCAGAAAAAGCATTTGTCTTTTGAGCAACTGTTTGACATTCGAGCGGTCCGAATCATCGCTGAAAGACTGCAGGATTGTTATAGCGCTTTGGGTATCGTCCATTCACTGTTTAAACATATTCCGAATGAATTCGATGATTATATTGCCACTCCCAAACCTAATGGATATCAATCAATACATACAGTTGTTAATGGTCCTGAAGGACGTCCGGTTGAAATACAGATTCGTACTGAGCAAATGCATCAGGATGCGGAGCTAGGGATTGCCGCCCATTGGAAGTATAAAGAAGGGGTCAGTTCAGAGCGCTCAGCTTACGAAGATAAAATTAATTGGTTGCGTAAAATTCTGCTGTGGCAAGAAGAAGTCGCAGAATCAGGCGATTTGGTGGAGGAGTTACGCAGTCAGGTTTTCGACGACAGGGTTTATGTCTTTACCCCTAAGGGCGATGTTATTGATTTGCCGCTGGGTTCAACTCCATTAGATTTTGCTTATTACATCCATAGTAATGTAGGTCACCGCTGTAATGGTGCCAAAGTAAATGGCCGTATTGTTACCTTTACTTATCAATTGCAAACTGGCGATCAGGTTGAAGTATTGACGGGTAAGAATTTAAATCCTAGTCGTGATTGGATGCACCCTAGTTTGGGTTACGTGCATTCCTCAAGGGCACGAGCAAAAATTCATACTTGGTTTAAAAAACAAGACAAAGAGAAAAACCTACTAGCTGGAAAAGAACTGCTAGATCGTGAACTCTCCAAAGCTAATTTGGTTTTGAAAGATGCCGCTAAGGCGTGTGAACGATTCAATGTGAATCAGGTTGAGGATTTATACGCTGCCATTGGTGGTGGTGATCTGCGCATTATGCAGGTGGTTAATTATTTACAACAATTAGATGCGCCGCCACCGGAAATCGATCCTCGCGTTAAAACCACCCAAAGTAAACCTGCAAAAGGTACCACGGATACCATAGTCGTGGAGGGGGTTGGGAATCTCATGAGTCAAATTGCTAAGTGTTGTCAGCCTTTACCGGGTGATTCAATACAAGGCTATATCACTATGGGACGAGGTATTAGCGTGCATCGAGAAAATTGTGATCAGCTAAGCCACTTATTGGACCAACATCCAGAACGGGAAATAGAAGTAAACTGGGCGAATGATTTAAGAGGCAGCTTCCTAACCGACTTAGATGTTCACACTTCCGACCGCGATGGCATTTTACGAGATATTACTACTGTGTTGGCGAACGACAAGGTCACTTTGTTGGGGGTTAACAGCTTAAGTAACACTAAAGACCAAACAGCTAAAATCAAGATATCTCTGGAAGTTAAAGATCTTGCTAGTTTGTCTAGAACCATTGCCAGATTGCAACAAGTTAAAGGAGTCACTGATGTCGTCAGGCTCGACAAGTGA
- the rplM gene encoding 50S ribosomal protein L13, which produces MKTFVAKPETVKRDWYVVDAADKTLGRLATEIAIRLRGKHKPEYTPHVDTGDYIIVINAEKVTVTGRKAQNKIYYSYTGYPGGLKDTTFEKLQAHKPEMIIEKAVKGMLPKGPLGRAMFRKMKVYAGTEHSHAAQQPQVLDI; this is translated from the coding sequence ATGAAAACTTTTGTTGCAAAACCAGAGACGGTAAAACGCGACTGGTATGTGGTTGACGCCGCAGACAAAACACTAGGCCGTTTGGCCACAGAGATCGCGATACGTTTACGCGGTAAGCATAAGCCAGAGTACACACCTCATGTTGACACTGGTGATTACATTATCGTAATCAATGCTGAAAAAGTAACTGTTACTGGCCGTAAGGCACAGAACAAAATCTATTATTCCTACACTGGTTACCCAGGTGGATTGAAAGATACAACATTTGAGAAACTTCAAGCTCACAAGCCTGAAATGATCATTGAGAAAGCGGTAAAAGGTATGTTGCCTAAAGGTCCTCTTGGACGTGCTATGTTCCGCAAAATGAAAGTGTACGCTGGTACTGAGCATTCACATGCTGCTCAACAGCCTCAAGTTCTAGACATTTAA
- the pdxJ gene encoding pyridoxine 5'-phosphate synthase — protein sequence MSDIFLGVNIDHIATLRNARGTQYPDPVHAADIAERAGADGITVHLREDRRHIKDRDVRLLRETINTRLNLEMAVTEEMLAIAIQTKPEFCCLVPEKRQELTTEGGLDVAGNLSKLTEACSRLGEQNIQVSLFIDAQKNQIDAALKAGAPYIEIHTGQYAEATTEAQMLVELEKLKTGISYAHSLGLKVNAGHGLHYHNVKPIAALDEIIELNIGHAIIARAAFDGLATAVADMKRLMLEARA from the coding sequence ATGAGTGATATCTTCTTGGGTGTGAATATTGATCACATCGCCACATTGCGAAATGCGCGAGGAACCCAATACCCTGATCCTGTGCATGCCGCCGATATTGCAGAGCGCGCAGGCGCTGATGGGATCACAGTTCACTTGCGTGAAGACCGCCGGCACATTAAAGATCGCGATGTGAGACTGCTTCGAGAAACCATCAATACTCGCTTAAATTTAGAGATGGCAGTGACCGAAGAAATGCTCGCGATAGCTATCCAGACTAAACCTGAGTTTTGTTGCTTGGTGCCTGAAAAAAGACAGGAGCTTACCACTGAAGGTGGTTTAGATGTTGCGGGTAATCTCAGTAAATTAACAGAGGCTTGTTCGCGATTGGGCGAACAAAATATCCAAGTGTCGCTATTTATCGATGCGCAAAAGAATCAAATCGATGCTGCGCTAAAAGCGGGCGCGCCGTACATTGAAATACATACAGGTCAATATGCCGAGGCAACTACCGAAGCTCAAATGTTAGTAGAGTTGGAAAAGCTTAAAACTGGGATAAGTTACGCCCATTCTTTGGGATTAAAGGTTAACGCCGGTCACGGTTTGCATTATCACAACGTCAAACCGATTGCTGCATTGGATGAAATTATTGAATTGAATATAGGCCATGCGATTATTGCCCGTGCTGCGTTTGATGGATTAGCCACTGCGGTTGCCGATATGAAACGACTGATGTTAGAGGCGAGGGCATAA
- the rlmD gene encoding 23S rRNA (uracil(1939)-C(5))-methyltransferase RlmD: MVNFYSPKKNKSSDASKSQLIGRRVIVTISHLDHLAQGVSADHDPLIFIEGVLPGETVEVEITEDRGKVCNARLLNILQPSEFRQLPFCEHVDVCGGCQTQHCQTDAMLQFKQAAIQNLILHTALDTNQSAPPAKRVLSKATRGGKNKKMRKFSDKQSNLDWQAALHSSPTGYRRKTRLSVDARNADALKLGFRTKGSNKIFSLQQCPVLNQQLEQLIEPLQQMFAKLQTPSNIGHVSLLNADNGVQVCIRTIHSLSHQDCALCAEFAEKYGLQLILEDKQNRQEFVTQPDKQLAYEINPKLSLQIHNDDFVQVNPQVNQNMIKQAMDWLELDKSDAVLDLFCGIGNFSLPIAAQCDRLVGVEGVPKMVQRAQHNATINKLNNCHFIHSDLNSTKLSEHEQIKTCNKVLLDPAREGALAVVKQLATLKPSHILYVSCNPATFARDAAQLIEKNYRLDKLCVMDMFPQTAHTELMALFVPLNKRK, from the coding sequence ATGGTTAACTTCTATTCACCGAAAAAGAACAAAAGTAGTGATGCTTCCAAGAGTCAGTTGATTGGTCGGCGTGTTATCGTGACGATTTCTCACTTAGATCATTTGGCCCAAGGTGTTAGTGCAGATCACGACCCGCTTATTTTTATCGAAGGTGTTTTACCTGGCGAAACCGTCGAAGTTGAAATAACAGAAGATCGTGGCAAAGTCTGTAATGCTCGTTTACTCAACATTCTTCAGCCATCGGAATTTAGACAGCTTCCTTTTTGTGAACATGTTGATGTCTGTGGTGGATGCCAAACCCAACATTGCCAAACCGATGCGATGTTGCAATTTAAGCAAGCCGCGATACAAAACCTAATCTTACACACCGCGTTGGATACTAATCAATCTGCGCCACCGGCGAAAAGGGTGCTTAGCAAAGCCACTCGCGGAGGCAAAAATAAAAAGATGCGCAAGTTCAGCGATAAACAATCCAATTTAGATTGGCAAGCTGCACTTCACTCTAGTCCAACGGGGTATCGACGTAAAACACGGTTGTCTGTCGATGCGAGAAATGCAGATGCGTTAAAGCTTGGTTTTCGAACCAAAGGCAGTAATAAAATATTTAGCTTGCAACAATGTCCTGTGCTTAACCAACAACTTGAGCAGTTGATTGAGCCATTACAACAAATGTTCGCTAAGTTGCAAACACCTTCAAATATAGGTCATGTTAGTCTGCTAAACGCTGATAATGGTGTACAAGTTTGTATCCGCACGATTCACTCCTTGAGTCACCAAGATTGTGCGTTATGTGCTGAGTTTGCTGAAAAATATGGTCTACAGTTAATTTTAGAAGATAAGCAAAACAGACAAGAGTTTGTTACCCAGCCCGATAAGCAGTTGGCTTATGAAATTAATCCTAAGTTGAGTCTGCAGATCCACAATGATGATTTTGTGCAGGTAAATCCGCAGGTTAATCAGAACATGATCAAGCAAGCAATGGATTGGCTAGAGTTAGACAAATCTGACGCTGTTTTGGATTTATTTTGTGGAATTGGTAATTTTAGCCTGCCCATTGCGGCTCAATGCGACCGTTTAGTTGGTGTCGAAGGTGTACCTAAAATGGTGCAAAGAGCCCAACATAATGCAACTATCAACAAACTCAATAATTGTCATTTCATTCATTCTGATTTGAATAGCACAAAATTATCTGAGCATGAGCAAATTAAAACCTGCAATAAAGTGTTACTTGATCCTGCCCGAGAAGGTGCACTGGCTGTTGTTAAACAGCTAGCTACTTTAAAGCCATCTCATATTCTTTATGTGTCCTGCAATCCTGCCACTTTCGCCCGTGATGCAGCACAATTAATTGAAAAAAATTATAGACTCGATAAATTATGTGTAATGGATATGTTTCCACAAACTGCACACACTGAATTGATGGCATTATTTGTGCCTCTGAATAAACGAAAGTAA
- the petA gene encoding ubiquinol-cytochrome c reductase iron-sulfur subunit, translated as MSNVSVDTNDSSKNDNQPQDNPRRRFLTVATSVVGAAGVAGVAVPFIGSWNPSERAKAAGADVQIDIGKIQPGQMIRVIWRSKPVWVVRRTPELLASLAKHEDILKDPDSEQEQQPAFAKNRYRSLKEEYLILVGICTHLGCSPQHLTDGAFAEYVEGVDEGFFCPCHGSKFDMAGRVFDGVPAPLNLVVPPYQYVDDNTVIIGSEAEGAA; from the coding sequence ATGAGCAATGTGTCTGTCGATACAAATGATTCGTCAAAGAATGACAATCAGCCCCAAGACAACCCTAGACGCCGATTCCTCACTGTAGCTACATCAGTGGTGGGTGCAGCAGGCGTTGCAGGTGTCGCAGTACCTTTTATTGGTTCTTGGAACCCGAGTGAAAGGGCGAAAGCCGCTGGAGCTGATGTGCAAATTGACATTGGTAAAATTCAGCCGGGGCAAATGATCCGTGTTATCTGGAGAAGTAAACCAGTTTGGGTTGTAAGGCGGACGCCAGAACTGCTAGCTTCATTGGCAAAACACGAAGATATACTCAAAGATCCAGATTCTGAGCAAGAGCAACAACCTGCTTTTGCTAAAAATCGTTACCGTTCTCTGAAGGAAGAGTACCTAATCTTAGTGGGTATTTGTACGCATCTTGGATGCTCTCCTCAGCATTTGACTGACGGCGCATTTGCCGAATACGTCGAAGGCGTAGACGAGGGATTCTTCTGCCCTTGTCATGGTTCCAAATTTGATATGGCTGGCCGCGTGTTTGATGGTGTACCTGCACCACTGAATTTGGTTGTTCCGCCTTATCAGTATGTTGATGATAATACCGTTATTATCGGTTCAGAAGCCGAGGGGGCAGCATAA
- the rpsI gene encoding 30S ribosomal protein S9, whose amino-acid sequence MADTQYYGTGRRKSSTARVFLRPGSGNIVVNKRPLDVFFGRETARMVVRQPLELVEMTDKFDLYVTVAGGGISGQAGAIRHGITRALMEYDETLRPALRKAGFVTRDARKVERKKVGLHKARKRPQYSKR is encoded by the coding sequence ATGGCAGATACTCAATACTACGGCACTGGCCGTCGCAAAAGCTCTACCGCTCGTGTTTTTCTACGTCCAGGTAGTGGCAACATTGTAGTTAACAAACGTCCTTTGGATGTTTTCTTTGGTCGTGAAACAGCACGCATGGTTGTTCGTCAGCCACTTGAGCTAGTTGAAATGACTGATAAATTTGACCTATACGTCACCGTAGCCGGTGGTGGTATTAGTGGTCAAGCTGGCGCAATCCGTCACGGTATTACTCGTGCTTTGATGGAATATGACGAAACACTTCGTCCAGCTCTTCGTAAAGCCGGGTTCGTAACTCGTGATGCACGTAAAGTTGAACGTAAGAAAGTGGGTCTTCATAAAGCGCGTAAGCGTCCTCAATACTCAAAACGTTAA
- the mazG gene encoding nucleoside triphosphate pyrophosphohydrolase, whose protein sequence is MSSGSTSESGGLSHYPQVERLLSIMARLRDPENGCPWDKQQSFETIVPFTIEEAYEVADAIEHGSMQDIQDELGDLLFQVVFYAQLGKEQQAFDFEGIAQTICDKLIRRHPHVFAEQKQTSVEQVSLTWDAIKQQERVQKGIHPQASILDNIPIGMSPLMRAQKIQKECAKVGFDWPDVAPVVDKVEEEIAEVMEEVKQDPQDHQRIEEEMGDLLFAVVNLSRHLKVNPETALRKANRKFAGRFAKVEQHFAAQKTELSDATLSQMEAIWQKVKHLEG, encoded by the coding sequence ATGTCGTCAGGCTCGACAAGTGAGTCAGGTGGACTGAGCCATTATCCACAAGTAGAGCGCTTGCTTAGCATCATGGCACGCCTGCGTGATCCTGAAAATGGTTGTCCGTGGGACAAACAGCAAAGTTTTGAAACTATAGTGCCTTTTACCATCGAAGAAGCCTATGAAGTTGCTGATGCAATAGAACATGGCAGCATGCAGGATATTCAAGATGAACTAGGTGATTTGTTATTTCAAGTTGTGTTTTATGCACAATTGGGGAAAGAGCAGCAAGCGTTTGATTTTGAAGGGATAGCGCAAACAATCTGCGATAAGCTTATACGTCGTCACCCCCATGTATTTGCCGAGCAAAAACAGACTTCAGTAGAACAAGTAAGCCTGACTTGGGATGCGATCAAACAGCAGGAACGAGTACAAAAGGGGATTCATCCACAAGCCAGTATTTTGGATAATATTCCAATCGGAATGTCGCCATTGATGCGAGCGCAAAAAATCCAAAAAGAGTGTGCCAAAGTGGGATTTGATTGGCCTGATGTTGCTCCTGTGGTTGATAAAGTGGAAGAAGAGATCGCTGAGGTAATGGAAGAGGTGAAGCAAGATCCCCAGGATCATCAACGTATTGAAGAAGAAATGGGCGATTTGTTGTTTGCGGTGGTGAATCTATCTAGACATTTAAAGGTGAACCCTGAAACAGCACTTAGAAAAGCCAATCGAAAATTTGCTGGGCGCTTTGCCAAAGTAGAGCAACATTTTGCTGCACAAAAAACCGAGCTCAGTGATGCTACCCTAAGCCAGATGGAAGCCATCTGGCAAAAGGTTAAACATTTAGAAGGTTAG
- the acpS gene encoding holo-ACP synthase produces MAVLGLGTDIIEIVRLEKQLEKSDRLPLRILTSTEMQIYREHPYPSRYLAKRFAAKEAAVKALGTGIGNGVGWQQIEITSGELGEPIIRFSGHFAKLCEQRGIDNALVSISDEQHYAMATVILEQSK; encoded by the coding sequence TTGGCCGTTTTAGGTCTGGGTACAGACATTATAGAAATAGTGCGATTAGAGAAACAACTTGAAAAATCAGATCGATTGCCTTTACGTATTTTAACGTCCACTGAAATGCAGATTTATCGTGAACACCCTTATCCTTCACGATATTTAGCGAAGCGATTTGCCGCTAAAGAAGCGGCAGTTAAAGCCTTAGGTACGGGGATTGGGAATGGTGTGGGTTGGCAACAAATCGAAATTACCAGTGGTGAGTTGGGTGAACCTATAATTCGCTTTAGTGGACACTTTGCAAAATTGTGTGAGCAGCGTGGTATTGATAATGCCTTGGTGTCTATTTCAGATGAGCAGCACTATGCAATGGCCACAGTGATTTTGGAGCAGAGTAAATAA